In Candidatus Bathyarchaeota archaeon, the following proteins share a genomic window:
- the psmB gene encoding archaeal proteasome endopeptidase complex subunit beta, translating into MVDKLILKGTTTVGVVCRDGVILASDTRVTMGFYVAHKHGKKIYKIDDHLAITIAGTVADAQRTVDILTANAQLYKLNMGRPIPVSSAARLVANLLFSARYIPLVTQVLVGGVDDTGPHVFSLDPFGSLTEEKCVATGSGSPIAYGVLEDKFRDGMTVEEALPIVVKAVDSAMKRDAASGDSFNVAVIDAKGFRELTEGEKKGLLAK; encoded by the coding sequence ATGGTTGATAAATTAATATTGAAAGGCACAACAACGGTAGGTGTTGTCTGCAGGGACGGTGTGATTCTGGCTTCAGACACACGTGTGACCATGGGGTTCTACGTGGCGCATAAACATGGAAAAAAGATTTACAAAATAGACGACCATCTAGCCATTACAATAGCTGGGACGGTGGCTGATGCCCAGAGAACAGTGGATATTTTAACCGCCAACGCTCAGCTTTACAAACTTAACATGGGACGCCCGATTCCAGTAAGCTCAGCCGCAAGACTTGTGGCAAACCTTCTGTTTTCAGCTAGATACATACCCCTAGTCACCCAAGTCCTGGTTGGAGGGGTGGATGACACAGGCCCGCATGTATTCTCACTAGACCCCTTCGGCAGTCTAACCGAAGAAAAATGTGTCGCTACAGGCTCCGGTTCACCAATAGCCTACGGTGTCTTGGAAGACAAGTTTAGAGACGGAATGACTGTGGAAGAAGCTTTACCGATAGTTGTGAAAGCCGTTGACTCCGCCATGAAACGAGACGCTGCTAGCGGAGACAGCTTTAACGTGGCAGTTATAGACGCTAAAGGTTTCAGAGAATTGACAGAAGGGGAGAAAAAAGGGCTTCTTGCAAAGTAG
- a CDS encoding beta-CASP ribonuclease aCPSF1 gives MARSSEKEKIEISQYILEHVPKEAEVTRVEYEGPMLAIYAKKPEILVEQTSLITDIVSVIRKRIVVRSDPSVRLPEREAEKIAREIIPPEAEVTDINFDPSLGEIIIEAKKPGMVIGKNGVVLQEIIKKTKWRPHVLRSPPLRSKIIANMRHYLHAESKERERILRTFGERIFRPKAFEVGDVRITPLGGVQEVGRSAFLVQTRESNILLDCGINPGSSKPFEAFPRLDHPAFEIDSLDAVVISHAHLDHCGLVPFLFKYGYDGPVYCSAPTSSLMTLLQLDYLDVASKQGIIPPYDQKDVRECVLHTVPLRYGVVTDIAPDVRLTLHNAGHILGSSIIHLHIGEGLHNIVYTGDYKYARTMLLEPATAEFPRVETFITESTYGGTEDVMPSRTEAEERLTRIINETLEKKGKVLIPVPAVGRAQEIMLILDGYMKRGLMKEAPVFIEGMISEATAIHTAYPEYLGREVRNSILHDEVNPFESDYFTVVEHPSVRQNIIDGEPCIIMATSGMLEGGPVIEYFKGLAEDERNVIIFVSYQIEGTLGRRVQKGINEVTMMDSEGKMSVVKVKMRVESIEGFSGHSDRRQIINYVTQLKPRPERVIVCHGEKAKIASIASFIEKKCSIPVITPSVMETFRLL, from the coding sequence TTGGCACGCAGCTCTGAAAAAGAGAAAATCGAAATAAGCCAATACATCCTCGAACATGTTCCAAAGGAAGCAGAAGTTACAAGAGTGGAATATGAAGGTCCAATGCTGGCTATCTACGCCAAAAAACCTGAAATTCTCGTTGAACAAACCAGCCTAATCACTGACATAGTAAGCGTAATAAGAAAGCGGATTGTTGTTCGCTCCGACCCCTCTGTAAGGCTGCCTGAAAGAGAAGCGGAAAAAATAGCCCGCGAAATAATCCCGCCTGAGGCTGAAGTTACGGACATAAATTTCGACCCAAGCCTTGGAGAAATAATAATTGAAGCCAAAAAGCCTGGAATGGTTATAGGCAAAAATGGCGTGGTTCTCCAGGAAATCATCAAGAAGACGAAGTGGCGCCCCCACGTTTTAAGAAGCCCACCTCTTCGTTCAAAGATTATAGCTAACATGCGCCATTACCTCCACGCTGAAAGCAAAGAACGGGAAAGAATTCTGCGTACTTTCGGCGAAAGAATTTTCAGACCTAAAGCCTTCGAAGTCGGCGATGTCCGAATAACACCCTTGGGCGGAGTGCAGGAAGTCGGCAGATCCGCATTTTTAGTGCAGACGAGGGAAAGCAACATACTTTTAGACTGCGGCATCAACCCAGGTTCGTCAAAGCCCTTCGAGGCTTTTCCAAGACTCGATCATCCTGCTTTCGAGATAGACTCCCTGGATGCTGTTGTCATAAGTCACGCCCACCTAGACCACTGCGGTCTAGTGCCTTTCCTTTTCAAATACGGTTATGACGGTCCAGTTTACTGTTCTGCTCCAACGTCAAGCCTAATGACGCTTCTTCAACTTGATTATCTGGACGTTGCCAGCAAACAAGGCATTATACCGCCCTACGACCAGAAAGACGTACGGGAATGCGTGCTGCACACGGTTCCACTAAGATATGGCGTTGTAACAGACATAGCTCCAGACGTGCGTCTAACATTGCATAACGCTGGACACATTTTAGGCTCTTCGATTATTCACTTACACATTGGTGAAGGCTTACATAACATAGTTTACACAGGCGACTACAAATATGCAAGAACCATGCTTTTGGAACCAGCAACAGCAGAGTTCCCGAGGGTTGAAACCTTTATAACCGAAAGCACTTACGGCGGTACAGAGGATGTTATGCCCTCAAGAACCGAAGCTGAGGAACGTCTCACAAGAATTATAAATGAAACCTTAGAAAAAAAGGGTAAAGTCTTAATTCCTGTCCCAGCTGTGGGCAGAGCGCAGGAAATAATGTTGATTCTTGACGGTTACATGAAACGTGGGCTTATGAAAGAGGCTCCAGTATTTATTGAGGGCATGATTTCCGAGGCGACAGCCATTCACACAGCCTACCCCGAGTATCTTGGGCGGGAAGTGCGTAACAGCATACTTCACGATGAAGTTAACCCCTTCGAGTCAGACTACTTCACTGTGGTTGAACATCCAAGCGTAAGACAAAACATCATTGACGGTGAACCATGTATAATAATGGCCACTTCAGGAATGCTTGAAGGAGGCCCTGTAATAGAGTACTTTAAGGGATTAGCCGAAGATGAAAGAAACGTGATAATTTTTGTAAGCTACCAGATTGAAGGCACGCTTGGAAGAAGGGTCCAAAAGGGCATAAACGAGGTTACCATGATGGACAGCGAAGGCAAAATGTCGGTTGTAAAGGTGAAAATGCGTGTTGAATCCATTGAAGGTTTTTCGGGGCACTCAGACAGACGGCAAATAATAAACTATGTGACTCAACTGAAGCCCAGACCTGAAAGGGTTATTGTGTGTCATGGAGAAAAAGCGAAAATAGCCAGCATAGCAAGTTTCATTGAGAAAAAGTGCAGTATACCTGTCATTACACCTTCTGTTATGGAAACCTTTAGGCTGCTGTAG
- the sepF gene encoding cell division protein SepF, which yields MKAMPLRDLSDLDTVKNEVRSGNILILRITPLANKSIEDVKRAVNELCEFVESLGGDIARLGEERVVVCPPNIKIWREKQQVASEPMPTAA from the coding sequence TTGAAGGCCATGCCTCTCCGCGACTTGTCCGACCTAGACACTGTTAAAAATGAAGTGCGCTCCGGAAACATTTTAATCCTTAGGATAACTCCCCTTGCAAACAAAAGCATTGAAGATGTTAAGCGAGCAGTTAATGAATTATGCGAATTTGTAGAATCACTGGGTGGAGATATTGCCCGTTTAGGCGAAGAACGGGTTGTTGTTTGTCCTCCAAATATTAAAATTTGGAGAGAAAAGCAGCAAGTGGCAAGTGAACCAATGCCTACAGCAGCCTAA
- a CDS encoding DUF1947 domain-containing protein, which translates to MSKGYKRHFLKVKEVKTLLEEASKKLKIELDKILSPEAKVELIKTSFGETFLINGKPCLFKLGQNLYPTLLFEEALALMPKVVVDMGAISHICNGADVMAPGIISFEGAFNKGDLVVVVDEKYSKPLVIGEILYKDDETVNIKRGVVVKNIHFVGDKIWKTLKEMS; encoded by the coding sequence ATGTCTAAAGGATATAAAAGACATTTCTTGAAGGTAAAAGAAGTTAAGACTCTGCTGGAAGAGGCGTCAAAAAAGCTGAAAATAGAATTAGACAAGATTTTAAGTCCAGAAGCAAAGGTAGAATTGATTAAAACAAGTTTCGGCGAAACTTTCCTCATAAATGGTAAGCCATGTCTTTTCAAGCTTGGACAAAACCTATATCCTACTCTCCTTTTTGAGGAAGCCCTCGCTCTGATGCCAAAAGTCGTCGTGGACATGGGGGCAATCAGCCATATATGCAACGGTGCTGACGTTATGGCTCCTGGCATAATTAGCTTTGAAGGTGCCTTCAATAAAGGCGATTTAGTTGTGGTGGTTGATGAAAAGTACAGTAAGCCGCTTGTTATCGGAGAAATCCTCTACAAGGACGATGAAACTGTTAATATAAAGCGGGGTGTCGTTGTCAAAAACATACACTTTGTTGGCGACAAAATATGGAAAACTCTCAAAGAGATGAGCTGA
- a CDS encoding RNA-binding protein, translating into MSEMTTEILEQNLGKIVLVKLKGGKSLRGRLKGFDQHLNLVLEETEDTTDAENVKKLGLIIVRGDNVVLISPPPR; encoded by the coding sequence ATGAGTGAGATGACAACCGAAATCCTTGAGCAGAATCTTGGAAAAATCGTGCTTGTAAAATTAAAGGGCGGAAAAAGCCTCAGAGGAAGACTGAAAGGTTTTGATCAACACTTAAACCTCGTCCTTGAAGAGACAGAGGATACAACAGACGCTGAAAACGTTAAAAAGCTTGGTCTAATAATAGTCCGCGGAGATAACGTTGTTTTGATTTCTCCACCTCCAAGGTGA
- a CDS encoding 50S ribosomal protein L37e, producing MGKGTPSFGKRTGKTLHIRCRRCGRRAYNVSKRRCAACGYGETTTIRRYSWQTKNLNRGRIR from the coding sequence TTGGGAAAGGGAACACCCTCCTTTGGAAAACGAACCGGTAAAACCCTACATATACGCTGCAGACGCTGCGGAAGAAGAGCCTATAACGTATCAAAGAGGCGTTGTGCTGCATGCGGCTATGGTGAAACAACAACCATCAGGAGATATTCTTGGCAGACTAAAAACCTTAACAGAGGTAGAATCCGCTGA
- a CDS encoding HAD family hydrolase codes for MLKVKGVLIDLDGTIVDSREAYTEALKIACKTLGIKNFNPVIALEIPRRLEQNQPIKDLIYEINVEKFLDTYLKTYYSITEYKTKLLPNVSKTLKELSKRTKLALLTMRRVPKENIWKELEKFGIAKHFHCIVTALDTPFPKPSPKAIVACAEKLCVKIGECAVVGDSVSDVKAGKNAGAKTVAVLSGIFSREELARENPDLIIADLNELLRVLG; via the coding sequence ATGTTAAAGGTTAAAGGAGTTCTAATAGATTTGGACGGAACAATCGTTGATTCAAGAGAAGCCTACACCGAAGCCCTAAAAATAGCATGCAAAACGCTGGGAATTAAAAACTTTAATCCAGTCATCGCGTTAGAAATTCCAAGAAGGCTTGAGCAAAATCAGCCCATAAAAGATTTGATATATGAAATCAACGTCGAAAAGTTTCTAGACACTTACTTGAAGACATATTATTCAATAACGGAATATAAAACAAAACTGTTGCCTAATGTTTCGAAAACACTTAAGGAACTTTCTAAAAGGACGAAGCTTGCGCTGCTTACAATGCGCCGCGTCCCAAAGGAAAACATATGGAAGGAACTGGAAAAATTTGGCATAGCCAAACACTTCCACTGCATAGTAACAGCTTTAGACACGCCTTTTCCAAAGCCTTCACCTAAGGCTATAGTGGCGTGCGCTGAAAAACTATGTGTCAAAATAGGTGAATGCGCCGTTGTAGGCGACTCGGTCAGCGATGTAAAAGCCGGGAAAAATGCTGGAGCCAAGACTGTGGCTGTTCTATCCGGAATATTTTCAAGAGAAGAGTTGGCGAGGGAAAATCCAGACTTAATTATTGCAGACTTGAATGAACTGCTGAGAGTTTTGGGCTAA
- the rpsJ gene encoding 30S ribosomal protein S10, with the protein MVRKARIRLTSTDYKKLEEVCQELKSIAEKTGVKMVGPVPLPTKRLKVPVLKSPCGEGTSTWDKWELRIHKRLIDIDAEERAMRRIMRIRVPEEVHITIELV; encoded by the coding sequence ATGGTTAGAAAAGCGCGCATACGCTTAACGAGTACGGACTATAAGAAACTTGAAGAAGTATGTCAGGAACTGAAAAGTATAGCTGAAAAGACAGGGGTAAAAATGGTTGGGCCTGTTCCGCTTCCGACCAAAAGGCTTAAAGTTCCAGTTTTAAAATCACCGTGCGGCGAGGGAACATCCACATGGGATAAATGGGAGTTGCGCATTCACAAGCGCTTAATAGATATTGATGCTGAAGAACGCGCTATGAGAAGGATTATGCGAATTCGTGTTCCAGAAGAGGTTCACATCACAATAGAGCTCGTCTAG
- a CDS encoding DNA repair exonuclease, producing the protein MKAFSFVHSADLHLGYSQYGLEARREDFDKVFSELVDKTLELKPTFMIIAGDLFHNARPSNVTLESAVKNFSRLRDAGIPVLVVDGSHDSAPNIVTSTILNPLDSAGLIHFLPRHEGACWRMPECCYIYGVPNFRTRRKTEEMLPAFMEKNKPVPDQSLFNIFVFHMALEIPEVSPPYIEAEASPELIPDGFNYYAAGHVHAPYLGKFKSGLLAYPGSTETINYDEAKNEKGFYYVEVNEKGEASPQFIKLESPRKFIVLEQDFTGFTASKITELTVQLVKSADQDGAILVPVLKGVLPAEASRADVDVAQIRSAAEKALLVHPVVLLRESEVPETVVRSIFESEIKDLKTKSFEYFVQVFAERYGPEKAEKIARAAVNLIEPLTKKQDERVRQILEELIE; encoded by the coding sequence TTGAAGGCTTTCAGCTTTGTCCACTCTGCGGACTTGCATTTAGGCTATTCCCAGTATGGACTAGAAGCTAGAAGAGAAGACTTTGACAAAGTTTTCAGCGAACTTGTAGACAAAACGTTGGAGTTAAAGCCAACGTTCATGATTATTGCTGGAGATCTCTTCCACAACGCGCGGCCCTCTAATGTCACGTTAGAAAGCGCTGTTAAAAACTTTAGTAGGCTGCGGGATGCTGGTATTCCAGTGTTGGTGGTGGATGGTTCCCATGATTCAGCGCCAAACATTGTAACAAGCACGATTCTAAACCCGTTGGATAGTGCTGGCTTGATCCACTTTCTTCCAAGACATGAAGGGGCTTGTTGGCGGATGCCAGAATGCTGCTACATTTATGGAGTGCCGAACTTTAGGACTCGCCGTAAAACTGAAGAGATGCTTCCCGCTTTTATGGAGAAAAACAAGCCGGTGCCAGACCAGTCGCTTTTCAACATTTTCGTGTTCCATATGGCTCTAGAGATTCCGGAGGTTAGCCCACCCTATATTGAGGCTGAAGCGTCGCCGGAACTCATACCGGACGGTTTCAACTATTACGCCGCTGGACACGTGCATGCGCCCTATCTAGGCAAGTTTAAGAGTGGTCTGCTGGCTTATCCAGGCAGCACAGAAACCATAAACTATGATGAGGCTAAAAACGAAAAGGGCTTCTATTATGTTGAAGTAAACGAGAAAGGCGAGGCTTCTCCACAATTTATTAAGCTTGAGTCTCCCCGCAAATTTATCGTTTTAGAACAAGATTTCACTGGTTTTACAGCTTCGAAAATCACCGAGCTTACTGTTCAACTCGTGAAAAGCGCTGACCAAGATGGTGCCATCCTTGTTCCAGTATTGAAGGGTGTTCTTCCAGCAGAAGCAAGCCGTGCCGATGTCGACGTTGCCCAGATTAGAAGTGCAGCTGAAAAAGCGTTGCTTGTCCACCCAGTTGTTTTGCTCCGTGAAAGTGAGGTTCCAGAAACCGTCGTTCGCTCCATATTCGAAAGTGAGATTAAGGACTTGAAAACGAAGAGTTTCGAATATTTCGTGCAGGTTTTCGCTGAGCGCTATGGACCGGAAAAAGCGGAGAAAATAGCCCGCGCCGCCGTTAATCTCATTGAGCCGTTGACGAAAAAACAGGATGAGCGTGTTCGACAGATTTTGGAGGAACTTATAGAATGA
- a CDS encoding SMC family ATPase has protein sequence MKIEVVQLENIRSHVKTTVPFARGFNCLVGGLGRGKSSILYAIDFALFGDPLGRSYEYLLRDGAESGKVILQFTQNGKSYTLTRGLKRRGKGISQDFDELKFFEGETLIASVKSDAVAEQLKTITGLDKELFREIVWVRQEHLKELIDAPPRDRQRRLDELFGLSDYETAWSNIAAYQKEYEAEKKVYEKDPDVVGLEKLNAEYTRLAEEFTRLEIDIQSASRRLEEVRKIFEEADLRLKRLEELRVSIEEHKRKEAQIQAQLASLEDSLAAAAEKIEGKKAIIENLKQRLNSMETQIQTQRDRLKEVGVPADQPLEVLRQYLLTFDSQIADLKAEQEAALRSMQADQRRLSSLSTENRCPLCLQPLTSEYKNSLIQRIQQENSERQRTISQLQKEIMELQQLKEKASVAITNLQSLMPRIEELKNRINEESKALTELSREFEEKQKMEMELRAHLERVRFEITRFDISDLENAKKYRDKVFQNYYLLKSELQTMENRKSDLLKRLDDIKERIDQAQKKLEKIENLNKIVSVIGSIRDAYRSIQPKLRSEFVKVLKNLVQQILDSLVGGEGSPINVMIDETYTPYVLSESGVEREVSNLSGGERTLIAFAYRLGLGQLIMQSKTGHGLSLLLLDEPTESLGREDGSIDRLAEAISRFKAIEQIIAVTHSEAFAEKAEHVIRVEKEAGESTVSVEK, from the coding sequence ATGAAGATAGAAGTTGTTCAACTGGAAAACATACGCTCCCACGTTAAGACAACGGTGCCATTTGCAAGAGGCTTCAACTGCCTCGTGGGCGGTTTAGGACGTGGAAAATCAAGCATTCTCTACGCCATTGACTTCGCCCTTTTCGGGGATCCTCTAGGAAGAAGTTACGAGTATCTGCTGAGGGACGGAGCTGAAAGCGGTAAAGTTATTCTTCAATTTACCCAAAATGGCAAAAGCTACACTCTAACACGTGGGCTGAAAAGGCGTGGAAAAGGCATAAGCCAAGACTTTGATGAATTGAAGTTTTTTGAGGGTGAAACCCTTATAGCCAGTGTGAAAAGCGACGCTGTAGCAGAACAACTAAAAACTATAACCGGACTTGACAAGGAACTTTTCCGTGAAATAGTCTGGGTTAGACAAGAACACTTAAAAGAGCTTATAGACGCTCCGCCGAGAGACCGCCAAAGACGCCTAGACGAACTATTTGGGCTTTCAGACTACGAAACAGCTTGGAGCAACATCGCCGCTTACCAAAAAGAATACGAAGCGGAAAAGAAGGTTTACGAAAAAGACCCCGATGTTGTTGGCTTAGAAAAGCTTAACGCCGAGTACACGCGTCTAGCTGAAGAGTTCACACGTCTAGAAATTGACATCCAAAGCGCTTCAAGAAGACTTGAAGAAGTCAGAAAAATCTTTGAAGAGGCTGATTTAAGGCTTAAAAGGCTTGAAGAGCTAAGAGTGTCCATAGAGGAACATAAGCGAAAAGAAGCTCAAATTCAAGCTCAACTAGCCAGCCTAGAAGATTCTTTGGCAGCGGCTGCCGAAAAAATTGAAGGCAAAAAAGCCATAATCGAAAACCTGAAGCAACGCCTTAACTCCATGGAAACTCAAATTCAAACTCAAAGGGATAGACTGAAAGAAGTTGGAGTGCCGGCAGATCAGCCCCTTGAGGTCTTAAGGCAGTATCTGCTAACGTTTGACAGTCAAATTGCTGACCTAAAAGCCGAACAGGAAGCCGCTCTTAGAAGTATGCAGGCAGACCAAAGGCGGCTTTCATCCCTTTCAACCGAAAATCGCTGCCCATTATGCTTGCAGCCCTTAACCAGCGAATATAAGAACAGCCTAATCCAGAGAATCCAGCAAGAAAACAGTGAGAGACAAAGGACCATAAGCCAGCTTCAAAAGGAAATAATGGAACTGCAACAGTTGAAGGAAAAAGCCAGCGTAGCCATCACGAATCTTCAGAGCTTAATGCCAAGAATCGAGGAGCTTAAAAACCGCATAAATGAAGAATCAAAAGCTTTGACTGAACTTTCAAGAGAGTTTGAAGAAAAACAGAAAATGGAGATGGAACTGCGAGCTCATCTTGAAAGAGTCCGCTTTGAAATTACTCGATTCGACATTTCAGATCTTGAAAACGCTAAAAAATATAGAGACAAAGTCTTCCAAAACTACTATTTGCTTAAGTCTGAACTGCAAACGATGGAGAACCGTAAAAGCGACTTGTTGAAACGCTTAGACGACATTAAAGAGCGAATTGATCAAGCTCAGAAAAAGCTGGAAAAAATAGAGAATTTGAACAAAATTGTCAGCGTCATAGGCAGCATCCGCGATGCCTATAGAAGTATTCAGCCAAAGCTCAGAAGCGAGTTTGTAAAAGTACTGAAAAACCTTGTCCAGCAAATTTTAGACAGCCTAGTTGGTGGAGAAGGCTCCCCAATAAACGTTATGATCGACGAAACTTACACACCTTATGTGTTAAGCGAAAGCGGCGTCGAAAGGGAAGTTTCAAACCTTTCAGGTGGAGAACGCACATTGATAGCTTTTGCATATCGCCTTGGCTTGGGGCAGTTAATAATGCAGTCCAAAACCGGGCATGGATTAAGCCTACTATTACTTGATGAACCGACCGAAAGTCTTGGAAGAGAAGATGGTTCCATAGATCGCTTGGCTGAAGCTATATCGCGGTTTAAAGCCATAGAGCAGATAATCGCTGTAACTCACAGTGAAGCCTTTGCGGAAAAAGCTGAACATGTTATAAGAGTTGAAAAAGAAGCTGGCGAAAGCACGGTTTCTGTAGAAAAGTAG
- a CDS encoding fumarylacetoacetate hydrolase family protein, producing MTPLNLYIRTWVNSELRQNSTTKNMVFSVYEVLHHLSKVMTLEPCDIIATGTPAGVGFAMKPEPKFLHASDVVKIEIEKIGILENMVIEE from the coding sequence GTGACCCCCTTAAACCTTTATATTCGCACATGGGTTAACAGTGAGTTACGGCAGAACTCTACAACCAAAAATATGGTTTTCAGTGTTTATGAAGTGCTTCACCATTTAAGTAAAGTGATGACCTTAGAGCCATGCGACATTATTGCGACAGGCACACCAGCGGGTGTTGGTTTTGCCATGAAGCCAGAACCCAAATTCTTGCATGCAAGCGACGTCGTAAAAATAGAAATTGAGAAGATAGGCATTTTAGAGAACATGGTTATTGAGGAATAA
- a CDS encoding fumarylacetoacetate hydrolase family protein, with protein MGPNDEIVKPKFVKQLDYEAELALIVGKKAKNVSVSEAKHYIFGYTILNDVSA; from the coding sequence GTGGGACCTAATGATGAGATTGTCAAACCAAAGTTTGTAAAACAGCTTGACTATGAAGCTGAATTAGCCTTAATAGTTGGGAAAAAGGCTAAAAATGTTTCCGTCTCGGAGGCTAAACACTACATTTTCGGGTACACAATTTTAAACGATGTTTCAGCATGA